The DNA sequence ATAATAATCTTTTTTATTTATTGGCAATAATAAAAATATCTCTTAACATTATTAGGTATGATATATTACACGTCCATGCTTCTTCATGGTGGAGCTATAGGAAAATATTCCCTCTATTAATATTAGGAAAATTATTAGGGAAAAAAATTATTATTCATCTGCACGGAGGAATGTTTGATATTTATTATAAAGAGGCATATAATTTTGAAAAAAATCTTATCCGTTATGGTTTTTCTTTGGCCAATCGGGTGATTGTACTGTCCCACGAATGGATCGAAAGAATAAAAGCATTTTGTGAAACAGCGAAGATTAGAGTGATTTCTAATTGCGTAATAATTAAAAATAATAATAAATACTTGCAGAATATAAAGAGATTAGTTAAACCGCGCACGATATTATTTATGGGAGACATCGTTGCACGAAAAGGCGTATACGATCTTGTCGAAGCCATAAAATTACTTCAACCTATTGAGTCTGAAATATCTGTAATTTTATGCGGGCAAGGCGAGGTTGACAGAGTCAGAAATATTATAAAATTGGAAGGTCTTGATACTATAGTTTCTGTTCCCGGTTGGGTATCGGGTTCCAATAAGGAAAATTTATTTAATATCGCCTACCTTTTTATATTGCCTTCCTACTTTGAGGGTTTACCCATGAGTATACTAGAGGCAATGGCTACTGGAACACCGGTAATTTCGACATCGGTGGGAGGTATTCCTGACGCAGTGGGAAATGGGATTGAAGGTATTCTGATCAAACCAGGTGATATTTTGGGATTGGCTGCGGCAATAAAAAAAATGCTGAATAACGAAGGCTTATGGGCTACCATGAGTCAAGCAGCGAAACATAAAATTTCTAAAAAATTTTCAGATAAGCGAATTACATACCAATTAAGAAATTTATATGCTGAATTATGATAAGTTAGGGGCATAAATAATGATTCGAAGATATGCTAACTATATTCGGAAAAACATTATCCGACTGCCTAACTTTATTAATTACTTTATTTTAAATATCAACCAAAATCCTACCATGATATATGGGATAGATTATCAACGTTACAAAAAATATTTAAATAAATCTGACACCACTTTCAATTCTGAATTGCATCTTCTCAACGTTGTCAATAGTGCAATCCAAACCGTTCCATATTATCGACGGCTTTATAGGGGCATGACTTTCAAAGATATTAACCAATTCTCTAAATGCTTTGGCTTCATCGATAAAGATATAGTCATGATTAATATGAAGGATTTTATCAGCGATAAAGTTAAAATAGCAGATTACGATTTTGGAACGACAGGCGGAACAAGCGGTAAGCCATTGCAATTGATTGCCCCAAAAACCCGTTATATAATTGAATTTGCCACCATTCATAGTATATGGGAGAGAATAGGGTATAAATTTAACGTTAGAGCTGTAATCAGAAATCATCGGCTACCAAAGAGGGTGATTTATAAAATCAATCCTTTGATGAGGGAGGTGATATTCGATGGATTTCGGCTAAACGACAATTATTTTCAAGATGTCTATAAAACTATCCGCCGCCTTAATATCGCGTTCATCCATTGCTACCCATCTGTCGCCTACGAGTTTTCTGTGTATCTTCTCAAAAATCGTTTAGACGTATCATTTATAAAGGCCTTTTTATGCAGCTCAGAAAATATCTTCGATTATCAATTAGACTTGGTCCAGAATAGACTTGGTATTAGATTTTTCAATTTCTATGGTCATAGTGAAAAATTAGTACTCGCAGGATTTTGCGCCAAATCGGATTTATACCACATTGAGCCGACTTATGGTTATTTTGAGCTTGTAGACACGGAAGGAAACGGCATAAAACAAGTAGGAGATATAGGAGAGATTGTGGGGACCTCTTTTCATAACCCAGGCATGCCATTAATTCGATATCGGACAGGAGATTTTGCAGAATATGTAGGAGATATTTGTCCAGTATGTCATCGACGTGTTCCTGTTATTAAAAACATTATGGGCCGCTGGCGAGGCGACCGGATATTTAACCGTGATGGCTCATTTGTCACCACAACAGCCTTGAATTTGCACGATGAACTATACTCGGTAATTTATGGCTTGCAATATGTTCAAAAGGAAAAAGGCATACTTCAGATTTTAATTATAAAATCACCATTATATAATTCTATGCATGAGGAGATACTTTATAAACATTATAAAGATAAACTAAATAAAGATACAAAGATTGAAATAAAATACGTTGATGAGTTAATAAAACAACCAAATGGGAAATTCCTTCTCCTCATAAGCAAAATTTCCTCAACTAATTAATAATAGTGATAATCTTTTTATAAATACTTAACTAATATAATGAATGTGATTTAATAAATATTATTATTCAAACTACACTCTTATAATAAAGATATTTTATTATCTGCGTATATATTACTGCAGTACCGCAATGGCATAATTTTATATAGTATTGCCTGCAATACGGTTAACATATTGAATTTATATAGTACAATTATTGAAAAAAAACTAAATTTCTTTCTAATGCGTCTGCAAAACGCCTCGCTTCCTGAAGTAATCAATCGGATTGGAGATTTTTTGTTTATTTTCCGGACGCGGGCCCGATTTAAAAAAAGCAAGATTTTTATTAGTGACTCTCTAATCCCATCTGCCGATGTTGATCACCTGCAGTTGCCAGAATTCCGGTATCCAGGAAACGATTCCCGCTTACAATCTCTTCTCTCTGGCGAGACCTTTACGCTCAATGGCAATAAAAGAGAGATAATCGCATTTGAAGACAGAACCCGAGGCCGGTTTTCCTGCGACATACCTGTTTCTCAAAACAGCATAGACATCCGCATGGTCTGGGAACCGGCAAGGCTTCAGCATCTCACCATACTTTTGTTATACCTTCGAGATCATAACTACCAATCCGATTCAGGAGATTTTAGAGAGACAGCTAAAGATTTCCTCACCCCTCACCCGACTCCTTTACCCTCAGGGGAAGAGAGGAAAAGAAAGGATGAATCTCTGTGCCGGGGAGAGGGGAGAAAAAATGATAAATCTCTGAGCAATGGATATAAAACTGATTCCTTTATGCAAAACATTGGAGAATTCGTTAGGAATTCGCTCCTGGACTGGCTTGACAAAAATCCTTTTCTCTCCGGCCCCCACTATTTCTCGGCAATGGAATGCGGCCTCAGAATCCCGGTATTTTTTTATGCCTTGAAAATTTTAGATAATCTTGATGACTTAGAACGGCAGCGAATTCTTACTTCTATCTATCAGCATGCTTGGTGGATTTCCCGGCGTCTCTCGCTCTACTCCTCCCTGGGCAATCATACGGTCTGTGAATGTATCGGACTGGTCTTTGCCGGGGCTGTTTTCAGGTCTGCCCCCGAAGGGATAGCCTGGCTGAACCGTGGAATCGAACTCTTGCAGCAAGAGCTTTTTCATCAGATTCTGGAGGATGGTGGCCCGGCGGAACAGTCGCTGAACTATCACCGGTTTGTCTTGGACCTCTATTGGCTGGCTGCTGACTTTCTGGAAAAGAACCGCTTATACGATTGCCCCGCTTGGAAGCCCAGATTGCTCCAGGGAGAGACCTTTCTGCAGGCATTCTGTGATGACCAGGGAAATTTTCCGACTCTGGGCGACAGCGATGACGGTTGGGCCATAGCCCCTGGCATACGCCCGCTTAGAGGATCACCGTTTTGCATTAAGTTGCAAAAAATACAGCCGCCAATCCAAGCAAACTCTGAGGCAATAAAAAATCAGGTGTCCTGGGAAACCTTG is a window from the Desulfobacca acetoxidans DSM 11109 genome containing:
- a CDS encoding glycosyltransferase family 4 protein gives rise to the protein MNKLKNVIMIGPCAESQGGISSLIQNYISSGIMKKLHIDYYPIHFVNSYSYNNLFYLLAIIKISLNIIRYDILHVHASSWWSYRKIFPLLILGKLLGKKIIIHLHGGMFDIYYKEAYNFEKNLIRYGFSLANRVIVLSHEWIERIKAFCETAKIRVISNCVIIKNNNKYLQNIKRLVKPRTILFMGDIVARKGVYDLVEAIKLLQPIESEISVILCGQGEVDRVRNIIKLEGLDTIVSVPGWVSGSNKENLFNIAYLFILPSYFEGLPMSILEAMATGTPVISTSVGGIPDAVGNGIEGILIKPGDILGLAAAIKKMLNNEGLWATMSQAAKHKISKKFSDKRITYQLRNLYAEL
- a CDS encoding phenylacetate--CoA ligase family protein, giving the protein MIRRYANYIRKNIIRLPNFINYFILNINQNPTMIYGIDYQRYKKYLNKSDTTFNSELHLLNVVNSAIQTVPYYRRLYRGMTFKDINQFSKCFGFIDKDIVMINMKDFISDKVKIADYDFGTTGGTSGKPLQLIAPKTRYIIEFATIHSIWERIGYKFNVRAVIRNHRLPKRVIYKINPLMREVIFDGFRLNDNYFQDVYKTIRRLNIAFIHCYPSVAYEFSVYLLKNRLDVSFIKAFLCSSENIFDYQLDLVQNRLGIRFFNFYGHSEKLVLAGFCAKSDLYHIEPTYGYFELVDTEGNGIKQVGDIGEIVGTSFHNPGMPLIRYRTGDFAEYVGDICPVCHRRVPVIKNIMGRWRGDRIFNRDGSFVTTTALNLHDELYSVIYGLQYVQKEKGILQILIIKSPLYNSMHEEILYKHYKDKLNKDTKIEIKYVDELIKQPNGKFLLLISKISSTN